ggagtttatttttgtttaatgttttaaaatgatttacaacCAGCTGTTTACAGGATATCAGCATTTCCTACCTGTTAACAGAAAGACTTTAGGTCTTGTATTAAAAGATTATTAAGTCTAGTAAGGTGGGTGTTGCTTAGAAAAAACTGAGTTCATAGTATGTGTTCTGAATTTAGATAATCACTTGTAAAACACAGATCAAACTTGATTTGGAGCTACCAAGAAAGTTTTTCTCCTACCCCTCAGGGCTCCAGAACCAGCTGCTTCCCCTAAATACAAGGATGTGGCTACAatacaaaaatagcaaaatataaaatagaaataaataaaggagaGCTTAAGTTAAAATTGTGGTTTGAGTAAGCAAATTTGTATCACTAATAACTACCTGTGAAACTGCTGGAAGTATATTAAAGAATAAAAGCCATTCAGGTTAACTAATTAAAGTAATTTAGTGTTGAAATCGATTAAAATTAGTTTCCGAATGGAAAAAGAGAATCAAATTTCATTGTTACCTGCCCTCTAAATATAAGGGAGCAACTAACATCATATCATATGCTCTATGtggattattttcataatgataGGGTCTGATTGTCAGCAATAAAGCTGCCCTATCTACATAGTGCACATCAAATAAGTTTCTGTGGTATTCAACTAATTCTGCTCACTAATCTGTCTGCAGGGGTGAAGGTTCAGGTAATCTGTTGGTGTTGAGAGATATCCTCATCACTTATGCTGCTTTTCATCCAGGTAAACAACAACTAGGAGCCCATCTCGGGTTTATTGACAGTGACTAGATCAGACAACAGTAGAGGCTGTTTGTTGTGCCGTTAAGGAAACTAACTTGTCTTGATTGTTGATCCAGAGGTCAGTTATGCCCAGGGAATGAACGACCTGTGCAGCCGCTTCCTGGAGGTTCTTGACTCTGAGGTTGACACTTACTGGAGTTTCTCCTGCTACATGGAGAAATTCTCCAAGGACTTCAGGGCTGATGGTCTGCACAGAAAAATAGGTGAGATTACCgaaaacaaatgcaatttaATGTATAATAAACGGTATGTTTCcaagatatatgtatatgttgtGAAATCAAATTTGTTCCCCATTATATtagcaaaaaatatttcaggacCTCTACTGGTAAAACAAGGATATTGAAAACTTATCTCCAGAGCAATAATTTCAGTCCATGGTTATATTCTGTTCATATCCTGTATATATTGTGTTGGGAGTTTTCTCATGCTGTGTACTTGACTGAATAGTTTTTTCAGAAATCTTTGCAATGAGGAGAAGTTTGGTAATGAAATAATTGAATACCAAACATAAATTACATTCCAGAAATTTGCTAAGTTTAAACATGTGAAAGAGTTGTGTTTAATGTCTTCTAGAGTTGGAGGCAGCCCTGCTAAAGGAACTGGACCCACAGCTCCATGCTCACTTAGTCACAGACAGCATGGAGAGCTTCACCTTCTGCCACAGGTAGATCTTTGTTACTACTCTCTATCAATATTCTCTGTATCTgaatatgtttgtatgtattctTATTCCACGtgcacattttgtttatgtttctcCATCTGTTGCCCCTTCTCTAAGGTGGCTGCTGCTGGGTTTCCAGAGGGAGTTTGAACACAGTGATGCTCTACGGTTATTCGAGATCCTGAGTTGTGACCACCTGGAGCTTATCTCCCAACAAGTAGACCGAGCCAGGTATCAGGAAAGGCTGGCACGAAAATACAGCACAGGTGAAACACAGAACTCAAATTGGCAGAATAAAGCATAGTTACATCTCAAATGTCTGACATTAATGTAGTGATATGTCTTTGCCTTGTGATTTTTGCAGAGAACAATTCCGAGTCAGAGCTGCAGGCCATCAATTCTGACTTCACCTTTGAGCTCTTCATCTGTGCAGCCATTCTGTTGGAGAACAGAGAGTCTCTGCTGCAGTGTCGAGATGATGTACAGCTCATCCATTTTACTAGCAGGTTTGTCTATATGCTAAATTAGAAAAATCTCATCACAAAAAAGGGATTGCATTTGTGAATCTTTGTGAACgtgtcttgcctttttgtgcagCCTTCAGGGAACACTGGACCTAAATAGCACTCTGAAGAAAGCAGAGCACCATTTCTACAACTACTGCAAACGCTGTGCTTGGGACTATATGAATGGGCGCTGTAGTGCAAACAAGAGCAAAGAAGAGGACTTTCTTTATCATCTCCgtagtttatttgttttaaagtgatAGCTACTATTTAAATACCGGATGTTAAGGACTCTTATGAAACTGTAATTTGTAACAAGGGACATACAGTGTAATCCCTATTTGGAGTTTTGATGGCACATATTCGTCTTAGGTTTTATTTCTGAGGGAAACATACTGATGTTCTGATGGCTGCATACCTTAAATTTGATTTGTTCTTGCTGTTTattataaatgtacagtatttattgtaTGAAAATTGATCAACACTGACTGTGAGTCATTTTGGTTGTTCTCCTGAATTGCCATAAATGAAAAGCTTAAGCTTGAGATCTTATTACCTCTGAATCAAAGCTTTAAAAGATTTGTTCCTACGGGTTATGCAATATTCAACTGCTAGAAGAAAACAACTACTTGATCAGCATGTGTGAATACTATGATCAGGTGTGTCGCAACAGGTGGTGTCCATAACGGACTGCAGTTATATTTAATGCCAGATGGCCTATGTGTCAGAGAGGCTTATGTAACAAGAATAGACATCCAGCTTTTGAGCTCTGGCAGGGCGACTGTGCAGTAAGGGGAAGGACAACTTACTGCAAAACTTTGTCTTAAATAgagaatgaaacacaaacacaatataaataACCTGAAAAAACTCAATAAAACTACATAAGATTATTTATTATGTGGTGTTGGCAATAttcatgttcagttttcttGTATACCTCCCATAATACAGGAGGTCAGCCTTCACTTTgataactttaacttttttggAGCTTTTAATGAAAGACCTCTTATTTTCCTAACCAGTACCTGCAGGTAATAGCTaaactggaataaaaaaaagctaGACATTGTATTTGAAATGGGGGAAtgcaaaataatgacatttcctcaaatacacacagcagcacCTGACTTTGTGGAACTGCAGTTATTCTACACCCCccaaaaactttattttttttccagaggcAGCCACAACATGGATTTCACCGCTTTGGAACCCCTTTACCAAATCTTTATTTGCATGCAATGTATGTACTgcattcatacatacagtaggtaTACTGTACAGGCCATCCTTGttccacaaaacacattaatgctTGCTATTTGTACCTCTAAAGTGAGCAGATCATGTGAGCTATCTATTTCAGTTTCTGTACTGCATTAACATCTTGCACAGTGACTGGCTACACGATTCCAGAGGTATAGTTTTCTATCTAGAGATTTTTACGATGGTTAAAAAGCCTtttgaaaagaacaaattaGTAACACTGTGTAGTGTTCAATGTCCTAAAAGTAATAGAGCATGTGAACAACATTATCCATGTTCAGGAGCTACTTTTTTATAACAGAGTAATGCTCACATAATAATGCAAACATGGTTGGTCTAGATGTTAAATCAAAGCCCCATCATTTggcctttttaattttacttttttgttgttttgttcaactAGCAGGGCTACAGAGGTAACAACAGTAAGCTTTCTTTCAAGAAAATCCAGTCAATGAGGAGAAGCATGGACCTAGAAATTTCTTTGGTGGAGTCACCTGACACCCAGATGGGCTCTCCCTGTGCAGTGCTCTATATACACGGGGGAGCAGAGACACTCGTCCTCTTAGTCCGCCTGCCAGGAGAGGGAAAGGAGTACTGGAGAGGAGCGCAGACGTCGATGTTGTGTGCCGGGCAAAAATAAAGCACCACTTTAACTCAGTAAACTCTCAAGTCTTGAACATCTGACAGCGCAAGGTAACCCCTTCTACAAGAAGCATTGCATTCAGCCTGGCTTCCTAGTCTGTCTTGCTTGCTGCTTTAAAAGATTAACCGCCACCCGTGAGAGGTATTCCCATATAAGCGAGGCTTGCATGGTTTCTGTCAAACAATGGTGAGACAAGCTGAAGCAGAATccctacaacaacaacaaaaaaaacagttcagtgACTGTCCAGCATTCAAAATGTCTCATTTGACTATTTTAGTGATTCATTCCCATTTCACAACATTAACAGCTGGATGAGATTTTGCTTCTTCAGGATAGCCTCAACtacaagaaataaatgaattgcAGTGTGGCTATGACAGAATCTATTACA
This sequence is a window from Xiphias gladius isolate SHS-SW01 ecotype Sanya breed wild chromosome 22, ASM1685928v1, whole genome shotgun sequence. Protein-coding genes within it:
- the si:dkey-238d18.4 gene encoding TBC1 domain family member 15 isoform X2, coding for MYPCSSTALERHLLQEQLVVRYGVMKRKWQQFLPSGVRMHLNGTDAEMVKAVTYFDQRQAQAQQQSQDQSEEVRDRLAFLELQSQILFERATFDHEELREAIRIIDKDVPRTNRDLSYYQGEGSGNLLVLRDILITYAAFHPEVSYAQGMNDLCSRFLEVLDSEVDTYWSFSCYMEKFSKDFRADGLHRKIELEAALLKELDPQLHAHLVTDSMESFTFCHRWLLLGFQREFEHSDALRLFEILSCDHLELISQQVDRARYQERLARKYSTENNSESELQAINSDFTFELFICAAILLENRESLLQCRDDVQLIHFTSSLQGTLDLNSTLKKAEHHFYNYCKRCAWDYMNGRCSANKSKEEDFLYHLRSLFVLK
- the si:dkey-238d18.4 gene encoding TBC1 domain family member 15 isoform X1, whose amino-acid sequence is MDNLNNRSPRQAAGEEPSPPGAHHPAVRSQRRVAAVSSPALSAARLTLPGIMDAEGRVDESRLRMHIFKNGGVSPSERGLVWRFLFGMYPCSSTALERHLLQEQLVVRYGVMKRKWQQFLPSGVRMHLNGTDAEMVKAVTYFDQRQAQAQQQSQDQSEEVRDRLAFLELQSQILFERATFDHEELREAIRIIDKDVPRTNRDLSYYQGEGSGNLLVLRDILITYAAFHPEVSYAQGMNDLCSRFLEVLDSEVDTYWSFSCYMEKFSKDFRADGLHRKIELEAALLKELDPQLHAHLVTDSMESFTFCHRWLLLGFQREFEHSDALRLFEILSCDHLELISQQVDRARYQERLARKYSTENNSESELQAINSDFTFELFICAAILLENRESLLQCRDDVQLIHFTSSLQGTLDLNSTLKKAEHHFYNYCKRCAWDYMNGRCSANKSKEEDFLYHLRSLFVLK